The sequence TACATTCCTTTGAGCGCTTCGATAAGTTTGGTAACAAATAATACTATTGCCTGAGCAAATTAGAAAAACCTTAAACATAAGTCAATATGTTTCTATAATTGTTTATATTGAACTCCCCGCCATGTCATGAACACCGCTCGGCTATTCTAACCTTATTGGTTCTACAATAGTCTACTTACCCCCCTTTTGCCCTGTCTTCGTTATAAATACGTTTATGGCTTTATACATTCAAAGGTGACTATTTATACTTAGCAATAATAAATTATGGCAGAATTACTAATTAATTTAAGTTGAAAATAAGCAATATATAGAGTTAGTCGCACAAAAAAGCCGTGTTTACAGGAATAATTCAAGCATTAGGAACGATGAGACCCCTAGGGGGGGATTCTTGGCAAATTACTAGCCAGGACTCTTCATGGTCGGCAATCATGCAAGACTTAGCTTATGGTGATAGCGTAGCAGTAGATGGAGTTTGCTTGACCGTAGAAGATATCACTAAAGACGGTTTTGTCGCCACTGCTTCCCCAGAAACTTTGCGCCGCACAATTTTGGGAGAAGCGGTAAACCAAGGGAATTACGTTAATTTAGAAACTTCTTTAAGAGTTGGTAGTAAAGTTGGCGGTCATTTTGTGATGGGACACGTTGACGGTATTGGTAAGTTAATTTATGCCGAACAAACAGCGACTTCTTGGGAAATGACATTTAGCGCATCTGATACGATTGACCGCTATATAGTACCTAAAGGTAGTATTGCTATCAACGGTATTAGCCTTACTGTAGCTGAATATGAGCCGGAAATCTCTCAGTTTAAGGTAGCGGTAATTCCGGTAACGTATGCCGAAACAAATCTTCGCGATTTGGTTGCTGGTAGTTCGGTAAACTTAGAAGGTGATATTCTCGGAAAATACGTAGAAAAATTTATTTATTTTGGTAAGGAAAATAATCCCGTTTCATCAGAATCCCTCCAAAATGAAATTACACCTACATTCTTAGCCCAGCATGGGTATTTGTAAGAAATAGGGAACAGGGCGTTAAGAGCAATTAAGGTCAAAGGTCAAAGGTCAAAGGCTAAAATTTTCCTTGACCATTTGTCCCTTTGTTACCTTATATTTTTTCTTCCTTAGCTACCAGAGTCTTCGGTGACTTGTGCTGTCTGTAAAGACTGTAGGAACTGATTGAGCGCATATTGTAATTGCGCTCCTGGATTTGTAGCTACCCAACCGTTAGGAGTTAGCTGGCGTGTTTCAAAGTGTAGGTGAGGTCCAGTAGAATTACCTGTATTTCCTACGCGACCGATAATGCTTCCTCGTTCTACCCACTGACCGGGGCGAACAAATAGCTCGGACATGTGTCCGTATAGTGTTTGTTGGGCGCTGTTGTGATTTAATATAACGGTTAAACCGTAACCGCTTACCCAATCAGAAATTTCTACTTGTCCCGAATAAGCTGCCAGAACTGGAGTTCCACTAGCTGCTGCAATATCTATACCCGAATGAAAACGGCGATCGCCAGTTATTGGGTGTTGCCTCCAGCCAAATACGGAACTGATTGCAGAAGGTACGGAAAGAGGAAATACTAATCCGTTGGGATTATAAGCAGCGCGTTGGTAAGTAACTTTTGGTAGTGCAGATGCCAGAGGGATATCGTAATTTACAGCACTAGGACGAGGTGCGGTATTGTTGGCCATGATTGGCGCTGGTAGCATTCCACCGCTTGGTGCTATAGCTTCTTTGCTAACTGTAGTCTGGGGAGTAAAGCTACTTGGTTGTGGAATAAAACGATTAGAACTATATGCCTGCTTGGGAGTTCTACGAGAAGCTACTCTAGCAGTATTAGTACGAATCGATGGAGTAGCAGATTTAACTGCTTTCTTGACAACATTCGGTGTCACCGAAGCAACACGCTTAATAGTGTTAGTTGGGCGATAAGTATTAGCTGCTGATTTTGCAGGCAATACAGTTTTCTTTACTTTTGCTGAGCTTACTGTTTTAGGAGATTGTGTAGCTGTCTTGGTTTTTGCAGTAACACTTCTTGGAGAAGTAACAGAGGCAATGGAAGCGTTTTGACTCGCTTTTAGCCAGCTAGGTGTTGTTTTCTTAGC comes from Rivularia sp. PCC 7116 and encodes:
- a CDS encoding M23 family metallopeptidase — protein: MTQRKNSAHNNSQSAWQRSLPAQSLCWLGSFSLLSSGFVVAQTTSGIDNIVPVKSSQASSIQKAAQGKAVIISGAPTPEPARPKVEFSKRRTRLKQRLSGKKSTASPAAKKPAPRVKVTTNNKKKSTLRTRLKRSRTNSVVVKLKKKAPTTRQRVVIKKNSTRLKPSAPKTRIASPQKPRTILPRTTTVRKPKKDYNNALIDPTNYGKKYQAPNSVVITGRNNGCSSVASGQGISGNCGASRSRTRVSSKKTNPAKKTTPSWLKASQNASIASVTSPRSVTAKTKTATQSPKTVSSAKVKKTVLPAKSAANTYRPTNTIKRVASVTPNVVKKAVKSATPSIRTNTARVASRRTPKQAYSSNRFIPQPSSFTPQTTVSKEAIAPSGGMLPAPIMANNTAPRPSAVNYDIPLASALPKVTYQRAAYNPNGLVFPLSVPSAISSVFGWRQHPITGDRRFHSGIDIAAASGTPVLAAYSGQVEISDWVSGYGLTVILNHNSAQQTLYGHMSELFVRPGQWVERGSIIGRVGNTGNSTGPHLHFETRQLTPNGWVATNPGAQLQYALNQFLQSLQTAQVTEDSGS
- a CDS encoding riboflavin synthase; translation: MFTGIIQALGTMRPLGGDSWQITSQDSSWSAIMQDLAYGDSVAVDGVCLTVEDITKDGFVATASPETLRRTILGEAVNQGNYVNLETSLRVGSKVGGHFVMGHVDGIGKLIYAEQTATSWEMTFSASDTIDRYIVPKGSIAINGISLTVAEYEPEISQFKVAVIPVTYAETNLRDLVAGSSVNLEGDILGKYVEKFIYFGKENNPVSSESLQNEITPTFLAQHGYL